A stretch of the Notamacropus eugenii isolate mMacEug1 chromosome 2, mMacEug1.pri_v2, whole genome shotgun sequence genome encodes the following:
- the HJV gene encoding hemojuvelin, whose amino-acid sequence MREPSHSPSLWSTRGSSLSTLTLLLLFCGHAHSQCKILRCNAEYVSSTLNLRSGGSAGGNRGGGVRGPGANSGGLCRALRSYALCTRRTARTCRGDLAFHSAVHGIEDLMIQHNCSRQGPTAPPPPQGPAPPGSGSSLSSGPPAPDPCDYEGRFSRLHGRPPGFLHCAAFGDPHVRSFHHHFHTCRVQGSWPLLDNDFLFVQATSYPVATGANATATGKLTIIFKNMQECIDQKVYQAEVNNLPAAFEDGSVNGGDRPGGSSLTIRAEAPGSRVEIRAAYIGTTIIIRQAAGQLSFSIRAAEEVARAFSAEQDLQLCVGGCPPSQRLSRSERQRRGALTFDTARQLCKEGLPVEDAYFHSCVFDVLTSGDPNFTLAAQAALEDARAFLPDLEKLHLFPRDAGVPLRLTAHPTLLLTGILVFWCFI is encoded by the exons ATGAGGGAACCAAGCCATTCCCCAAGTCTCTGGTCCACCCGTGGCAGCTCACTAAGCACCCTCACTCTTCTGCTGCTCTTCTGTGGACATG ctCACTCTCAATGCAAAATCCTCCGCTGCAACGCTGAGTATGTATCATCCACGTTGAACCTACGAAGTGGGGGATCTGCTGGAGGGAACCGGGGAGGTGGAGTCCGGGGCCCAGGGGCGAACTCTGGTGGCCTATGTCGCGCCCTGCGATCCTATGCGCTCTGCACACGGCGTACTGCGCGTACCTGCCGAGGGGACTTGGCCTTCCATTCTGCTGTCCACGGGATAGAAGATTTGATGATCCAACACAACTGCTCCCGCCAGGGTCCCACGGCTCCACCCCCTCCTCAGGGTCCCGCCCCTCCTGGCTCTGgctcctccctttcttctggcCCTCCTGCTCCAGACCCCTGTGACTATGAAGGCCGGTTTTCTAGGCTACACGGTCGTCCCCCGGGCTTCCTGCATTGTGCCGCCTTTGGGGATCCACACGTACGCAGCTTCCACCACCACTTCCACACGTGCCGTGTCCAAGGCTCCTGGCCTCTTTTGGACAACGACTTCCTTTTCGTCCAGGCTACTAGCTACCCGGTGGCCACTGGAGCCAACGCCACTGCCACGGGGAAG CTCACCATTATATTCAAGAACATGCAGGAATGTATTGACCAAAAAGTCTACCAGGCTGAAGTGAACAATCTCCCAGCAGCTTTTGAAGATGGATCAGTCAATGGAGGTGATCGTCCTGGAGGTTCAAGTTTGACCATCCGAGCAGAGGCCCCCGGGAGTCGAGTGGAGATTCGAGCTGCCTACATTGGCACAACAATCATTATTCGGCAAGCAGCTGGTCAGCTCTCTTTCTCCATCCGGGCGGCTGAAGAGGTGGCTAGAGCATTCTCCGCTGAGCAAGATCTACAGCTCTGTGTAGGGGGATGTCCCCCAAGCCAGCGACTCTCTCGGTCGGAGAGACAGCGAAGAGGGGCTCTGACCTTTGATACTGCTAGGCAGTTGTGCAAAGAAGGACTACCTGTTGAAGACGCTTATTTCCATTCATGTGTCTTTGATGTTCTGACCTCTGGTGACCCCAACTTCACTCTGGCTGCTCAAGCTGCCCTAGAGGATGCTCGGGCCTTTTTGCCAGACTTGGAGAAGTTGCATCTCTTTCCTCGAGATGCTGGCGTTCCCCTGAGACTTACAGCTCACCCAACCCTCTTACTTACTGGGATCCTTGTTTTCTGGTGTTTCATCTGA